The Callospermophilus lateralis isolate mCalLat2 chromosome 18, mCalLat2.hap1, whole genome shotgun sequence nucleotide sequence aacataagcatgaaaatgcaaagtcccaattacataaaaaagggtctcatgattTCGGTTGCCCACCAACCAgcatggctttgccagcattcatcctcactgtgaccctgtcaagacagtgggagagcggctttgccaacactttttctcactgtgaccctgtcaagacagtgagtgggggatcgccttcaccaaggaagttcccaaattcaaagacagcctAGGCAACCTacagagaccctgtcccaaaataaaaataaaataataaaataaaaataaatagggctggagatagaGCTTAGTGTAGAGGGCTCCAGAGTTTTCAATTGATATACACCAAGATTCTGAGGAGAGGCAACTTTGTTTAACTTTTCATTTCTTGCTGTTGCAACATAAATTCCAGGTCTTTTGAAGTGGGGAAAGAAGggagagaacagaaaacaaatttaCTTCACCAACTTTCTGGCAAGCTCCCATAACACACCAATCTAACATTGGCCCTTGCAATGCATGGGCTGCAAGAAAGGACAGCAGACACTCcggttttgaaaaataaaagaaccaggcATTTTATTCCAAGACGATGGTTGGAGGGCAACAGGAATAaataagggagggagggaggaccaGGGGCTCAGGACAGGAAGACTCTACAGGAACACTCTAGGTCCTGCAGCAAATTCCACACCCGGAATTTGTACAGCAATTGCAGCAGAACATGCAGATGGGAAAGTGGGTGTCTCGCCTCCTTAGCCTCTGGCTCACCGGCtgtgggaaggaagggagagtGAGCGGACTCAGCATGGCCTGGGCAGGCGAGGGGACAGGGTAGGGAGTTCAACCACTCTTACCATCAAGTGGGCTTCGGTCACAGCTGTGTACTGGGGGTGGCGCTCTGCGGGCTGCCTCGTGAGTTGCCCTGTCTGTGAAAGAGAAGGGGGCATTGAGGATGGCAGAGTCCAACAGAGATCTTGGACTTGCTCCCACCAACCTGTTCCTCCCCAGGTGCTTGGTGACCTCATCATTCAGCTGGCTCGGAGGAGGGAATCTTGCCTTTCTGCTTTCTTCCCTGCCTTCCTAAAAGCATCCCAGATATGTCACCTTCACTCTCTGCGGTCAATTCTCTTCTTCCGGGTTGTCACCCTCCCTTGGCTGGATGCCAGCATCAGCCAGGTCTTCCTGCACGGGGCCCCCTTACAATCAAGTGACTTTCACTCAGACTCTTACCATCAGAATGTGGCTTTCTTCATTGAAAAAGCCTACAGCCCTTCCCAAGCACTCAGAGGAAAAGTCAGTGTCTGTGCAGCTGACCACGAGGCTGGTCCGATCTGTGTCCTGCCCACCGACCTTGTCTCCTGGCACCATCTCCTCCCATCCTCAGGAGCTCCACGCTCCTGCTCACCTGCTACCATCCAAAGCACAGGCCAACTGGAATTTTCTCACAGAACACTCTTGCTTGACTATGGGCCCCTGCCTCCACCTCTAGTCCCCCTGCCCTGTGGTCACACTAACACTATCCTTTACATCActtgtgaatagtatttattaaatagaattatttatttgttttaattgctCATTAACTAATGACCTGACCAAGACATAAGCTCCGTAAGAGCAAAGATGTTGTCTCTGCCTTGCGCGTTGCTTTATCCCCATTGTATAAAATAAGATTTGACAGAGGAGGCCCTCAGTGATACTTGTGTCATTACATCGGGGTCCCCGAACTTGCCACTCCATCCCTGTTCTTTCAGCAACCGCTGAAAGAGTTGTCCTGAGCTTTCCTCTGGTTGCCTTCAGCAGCCCCTTCCCAGGGGCTGACCCTCCGATCCCTGTCCCGGCCCCAGGGGCTCTTACCTGTTGCTGGAGGCTGGAGGCAGTGGCCAGGCTggcgaggaggaggagcaggaggcagGCAGCTCGGATCTGGGTGTTCAGTGCCATTgtgctgtctgtctgtctgtctgacctGCTCTTGGGTCTAGGACTTGCCGTGGTGATTGGGATGCAGTTACAGTGGCTTTTATGGGGCCTGCTGGAGGAGGTGGTCCGAgcccccacccctttgccctaactCATTTCCAAGAAGGTGGTGGCGCCGAAAAGGCGGGAGAGATAAGCGGGAACAGAGTGACAGGGAACAGGGTTGTGTCACCCTCAGCCAGCAGAGGTGTGTTCGGGGGCGGGGCAGACGGGGCCACAGACACAGGCGTCTAGCCAGTCACCCGGAGTACTTTTTTCCCCAATATAACGTCACCCTGTTGATcttagggaaagaaagaaaaattccacTTTTTGTCCCTGAAGTTGTCCTGGTTTGTGAGTAGAAACCTCGACCTTGTCTCCCAGGACCATCTTCTGGTGTCAGATTCTCAGGTGGTCCTCAGGTGTGCCCCGCTGTGTCTCCAGACTTGTGAAGGGAAGGGGTGCCCCTGGCTCCTGTCCTGCCCCTCCCTGGCATCCTCATTCACACCTCTCTGTTGCTCATGGGCCCCTCAGAAGGGTCCGGCATGGTTTGCCGGGACAGCGTCCTGTTCCTTAGTGTTCTCTTCACACAGGCTCTGGGGGGACACCAGAGAGCCAGGTGCCTGGGGAACTCGGCCCACAGGAGTCCCCAACACGCTCTGTGCTGCTTCCCAAGTATCAGAACCTTGAGACGTGGGCCTAGTCGCTGGAAAATGACTGAGTGGACTTTCGAGCATGAAAGATGGCAGTCGTGGCAACAGCTGGCATCCGCTGGCTGCAGCTTCTATGCCAGCATTTGTATCAACTCACTTGTGTCAGCAGTGCCACCTAGGAAGCCCCCGACTCCCCAACCTGGGCTCTGCTCCGTATCTGGGGGCCTTGGTTGCCTTCTCAGACACTGACCTCCAGGTCCTGGCATCTCTGACTCCAGCGCCCAAACCTGGCAGGGCACAGCAGCACTAGACCTGGCTCAACACGGGCAGCCGGCGCCCACCCATCCCAACACTGTATTTCATGGTGTCACACCTGCACCTTGAAATcagcaaggtttttttttttgtattgcttTTGAGCTTATTTCCAGGCTGCTCCTAGGTGGGGAATGACCAGGGCTGTGTGGTGCCTTCATTCCCATCTAGCCACCTCACGATGCATGTGGCTCAGTAGACCCACCGACCTCAACTCTGGAGACAGGCTGTTGGCCATTTTGACTCATACCATTGCAATCCCCTGGAGACTTGGGAATGATGTCTTCAAGGAGTGACACTTCTGGCCAGTGAACTGCTGTCAGGACCCATTTGAAACCACAAAAATGGACGGGTGCTGGGGGAGTGAGGGCTGCTCCCTGCCACAGGGCTCCCCCCCCACACTCTGCTAGGTAGCTCCTCCTGCCACCCACTCTCAAAGACTTCAAAGGGGGATGATCAGGAAAAGGGCTCTCAGAGGGGAGAGGccagttggaggcactgggggagCTCAGCATGGTGACCTGCAGCAGGCCTGGATTTGGGGAGGGCATGAACAGGGGCCAGACGAGGCTGCGAAGGATGGGAAGCTCACCCCGAGACAGCAGCGTCCCCAGCCCTAGCAGCATGGCTGCGTCACAGCTCAGGCCAGGTTTCATCACCAGCCAGGGCCAGGGGTCACAGCACAGGCGCCAGAGCCACGGTGCGAGGCGACAGGTTGACGGGCCAAGCCTGGCTTCCTGGCCATCTGCcctccctgggggtggggggctcaaGGCCAGGCCCCATCATTGGCTGGTGCGGAGGGGAGGGCTTCGGCAAGGGCAAGGCTGGGAGCCAGGCCCGTTGTCAGGAATTGCTGACACAAGGGACCCCAGCCTCTTCTCCAACATGCAGCATGTCCTTGACCCCAGCTCCCCTGACCCCACATCCATGTCCCCTGGGTCTCCAACACACAGACTGGGTACCCACTGGTGTGGGATGGCAAGGACTGGCACACAGCCATGACCACAGCAGCTGAGGCCCTGGCCTCAGAGAGCTCTGTACAGACGCCAGCCCTCCCCACACCTGAAACGCACAGACACAGACAGACAAGGCGGGGGCCACGTGGGCCAGTTTATTGCAGTTAaatacctctctctctctattttttttttgtccatttttccataaagaaaattacacacacacacacacacacacacgcacacacacgcacccgcacacacatacacacacccagagGGAGCAGGGATCCAGAAACAAGAGGTGGGGTGGGACAGGGCCTCCCTGCTTAGGTCCAGGTCCCAGGGATGGCCCCCCCAAGCTCCCTCCTTCCCATAAGCACCCTGTCTCAGCACCTCTAGAAACCAAGGAAGCAGCGGGAAGTGGCAGGGCCTCTGTCCTCCCTTTAGCCTCCAGGTGAGACCACTAGAAGTGCCAGGGCATGGTGAGGGCCAGGGGAagggagacagacagacagacgggGAGGGGTATCGTTCCAAGTTGAGGAGGGTGGTGGGCAATGTATCCACAGAAATGCATTATTTCTCCCCGTTTTTGTTAAAAATCTACTATAAAAAACGCAGCTGGGGGAGGGGCGTCTGTCCCTCTCTGTGCTAAGGGCTGGGGGAGGGGGCAGCAGAGGCCAGCGGCTGCACACTGGGGGCGGGCGCCACGTCACTGCCGGGTGCTCTCGCCCACCATCTCCAGGTTGTGCTGCTGCAGCTGGGCTCGAAGCAGGGCGTTCTCATTCTTCAACTCCTCGATCTGCAGACATGACAGGGGACAAGGGACTGAGCCGGGGCTGGCTCCTGAGGCTCCAGTCTGGCCCCAGTCTGGCCCCAGCCTGGCTCTCACCTGTTGCCGCAGGAGCTCATTGTCCATCTGCAGCCGCTCGGCCTCCTTGAAGGTCTCCTGCATGCGCTGGTTGGTCTGGCGTAGCTCCCGGATGTAATCGCAGGCCTTCGACAGGATCCCCCCTTTACTCTGGGGCAGCGGGTGGGCAAGAGCATCAGAGGGAGCACTGCCCACCATCCCATCCCAGGACAATTCTGTGCCCACTGCCAGCCAGACTTCCTggaagaggcctgggaaactgggCCACCGAGGGCGGCGGACACTCACCGCTCCTGTCTTGCTATTGTCTGCATTACAGTCTGGAATGATTTTTGAAAGTTGGACGATCCAGTTGTTGATCTTGTCCCTCCGCCTCCGCTCCACTGAAGGAAAAACAGCAACAGTCCCGGCTACAAGGACAGCACTTCCGGTGTGCCTGGCAGCACAGACTGTCCGTGCTGAGCACACCAAGGGACAGTGAGGGGCCTGCCTAAGCCTATAGCCAGGAAGTGCCAAGACAAGAACCCTGACAGGCCTCCCAAGCTGGCTTTGCTGCTTCACAAGGAGGATCAAATCCTGACCCCAAGTGCCTCACACCTCGGGCATACCTCACACCCTGGCAGAAACCAGAAGCCAGCGTACTGACAGAAATCTGagtcaacatttaaaaattaagaaatttcACATCATAATGGGCATCTTGGGCTTCTTTTGAAAGATGGAGTCCAGGCATAGTGGGCTCATGTTCTTGGGAGGCCAAATTGACACAGGATCCTATAACACTCCTGTGCCCACAACCCCTACATTTGATTCTCTACATCGTTTCAGAAACTCTGGGTCCCACGATCTTgttttcccacttttttttttttttttttggtaccaaggattgaacccagggacacttcttaaccactgagctacatccccagccccattttatattttatttagagacaggggctcactaagttgcggaggctggctttgaactcacaatcatcctgcctcagcctcccaagccactgggattacaggtgtgcgccaccaccgtCTGGCTTTCCCTCTCATCTTTAAAAATCAAAGTCTAATCTCATCTTGCCTCTATTTAAAGTCTTTCTCCAGGGTCCTGGCAACAACTTCCAGCTCCCTAGACTGGCACCCATGGCTCTCAAGGGCTCCCCAAGGTCATTTGCTCTTGGGGAGCACGATGGAACATGAACCGGAACCTTATACCCTGAAGGTCAAAGATGGTGAACTAATAGAGAACTTCACCTGGAAAGTCCGGGTTTGAGATTTTATTCTATAATCTCTACAGTGTCACTCGGAAGCAGCTGAGCTGGGTGGCAGTCACCCCTGGAGGCAGGCAGTGTGCTCTTCCTTTGGCCAAACTCAGTCCCTAAGCTGCTCTCCCCAGGAGCCGGGTGCACTGGACCCCAGATCCTCTCAGGCTCCCAGAGGCGAGACTGCCTCAAGCCTCATTAGCAGCCCCGTTCAGGACCACACCCTGTGGGGACACGGAAGCCCCAGGCACTCCCAGCTGCCCTCACCCCAGCCCTACCCTCTGGCCAGGAAGGCTTAAGAAGTCTATGGAGCCTGTGGAGTGGGGAGCTTAAAAACTGGGTAAGGGGACACTTTCTAAGGGTCGGAGAATGGTGACGGGAAACTGGCAGGGGGAGAAGGGAGGCGCAAGTGAGGGCGCCCTCTTCCCTTCCCCCGGAGTTCAGCACCTCCACCCTGCCCTGCTCATGGCCTGTGAGCGCAGAGCCACTGTCTTCTCTGGGTTCGTCCACTCCTGCTGACCAGCCTTTCCTGCCTCCAAAAGCCTCCTGCACTGGCCTGGGTGACATCCCCCTCCAAGGACGACTCTTctcccctctgatctctcctcccAGCCCTACTTCTCCTCACTGTCCTCTCTTCCTCTAGAAACTGCCCAACACCATGCTGAGAACAATGTTCGGTCCCTGGGGCTGCACTTGCTGCAGGGGCCGAGCTCACTCTGCACTGGGCTCTGGTGCAGCTTCGCTTCCCATCACTGTCATGGTGAGTAGGGTCTGCCACGGAGGGTGGCCACACCTATGGGGACTCTGTGGCCAAAAGTAGCAGCAAAGCAGAGAGTCCACCCCAGGCCTGGCAGCACCACCACCATGTCCCTCCGCAGTGCGCTCTTTCCAAAGCTCGCAGCAGCAGCTGCATCTCAGCTTCCTCTCcctccatctcagcctcccagccaGCCCAGGCTGCAGACTCACCTCTCGGCACTGTCATTCCAGGCCGGCAGGGGCAGGGATGGGGGCGGGGGTGGCCTCTGTAGTTTACATTTACTTCTGAAAAACCTGCTGCCTTCATGGTGGCCTGCGGGACCCTCCACGAGGCTGGGATCTAGGGTGGAATCAACTCCTGGTCCTGTCTTGCTGACACTCAGCACCGATGCGGGGCCACAGTGACCCCACAGCTGATGACTACACAGTGCCCGGGAAGGCCGGGTGGGGCAGAATTTTCTGCCTGGGACTGAGGCTGGGATGAATCTTCAGAGGAGACTTGAGAACATCTGAGCTGACTCCCGTGAGGAGGGGCATCAGGTGATAGGTGGCAAGAGCCCAGAAATGGTGACATGAAAACACAATGTGGGTGGGTAGGGGGAGCGAGAAGAGGTGCCACAGATGGTCAAGTCTTGCGTGCTCTGCTGGTGGGGCTGGACCTCAGCTCTTCCTCCAGAGCTCCAGCCCCTCAGGCCCAGGGCTTGTCACCCCAAGCAGTGGTGATGGGATCAAGCCTTTGGCTTGGGAAGACATCAGAGCACTTTTGAATGGAGGAGGCTAGGGTCACATTCACTCCATGGGAGAACTTCTGTTACACCCACGCAacacttaaaacacagtcgagcaGCACAACCTACCAGGACTGAAGAGAGAATAGACAAACTCACAAATCTAGTCTGAGAAGTCAACATTCCTCAACAACcgaaagaaaaagtcaacaaaacaaacaaaaaataacaccAGGAGAGAAAAGTCCCACACTCAGCCAACTGGCCTCCTTGACACAGAGAACCTTTGCCCACAGCCACAGCCACACGGCCAATCAAGTGCACACGGCACTTTCACCCAGCTAGACCACATGTTGGGCCCTAAGGTCTCAGAAAGTTCAAAGAATTTGGACCCACATAAAGTATGCTCTCTGACCACAAGAGAACTAAATTAAACATCAATTAACAAAAAAGATATCCAGAAAACCCACAAATATTTGGAAGTTAAGCAACACACTTATAAATGACCCAAGGGTCAAAGAAGTAATcagaaggaaaattggaaaatattttgaactCAAGGATAATAAAGACACAACCTATCTAAAgcagtgttagagggctggggctcagcagagaGCACTTGctcacatgcgtgaggccctgggttcgatcctcagcaccacataaaaataaataaataaaaagcagtgTTAGAGGAAAATATACAACTATAAGTGCTTGCATTAGGAAAGAAAggcttaaaatcatattttaaagtgagggagtcagaaaagaaacacaaacacaaaaaacaaaaccctgcAAATTGGAGTTGAAAATAAGTAGATGAAAGGAATTAGGAATATTAATAGTGAAAACTATGAAATACAAAAAGCAATTCAATTTGGTATTTAAGTCAGATTTCATATAAAGATTTGGATTTCTGGCCACAGGCTGACCCATGCACCCCAGTTCATTTGGGGTCCCCTGTCCCCCTCTGTGACACACTAAACATAAGGCACTCCCTCAGGCCCCTGCAGAGCGGCCAaggtggggaggaggagaagcTGAGTGAGAGCCATTTACACAGAGCCTTGAAGACGTGGATGCAGGGCAAGAGTGGCAAGCTGCTCTTGCCTCGGGTTTCGGGTTTGGGTGACTGACAGGACTGCCTTCCGCTGCTGTGGACAAGGAAGTGCTGCAGGGGAAGCTCTGGGGAGGGGAGACAGAGTTCTCTTTTGGACAAAGTTGATCTTGAGGCATCTCAGACAGGAGCGATGGAGATTTTGAGTGGCACTTCCAAACAGGGGTCTAGAGTCCAAGGGAGAAGAATGGAGTCAGCACAGCTTTGCACAGCACCAGGATCCAGGTGGTGGGCAAAACCCTGGGCAGACACAGAGGCAGTGCTCAGCCTGCTGTGAGCCATAGACTCTTGAAGAGAATGGCAGGTACTTATAACTGGGGTCAGAGTATTAGGGACACTGACCAACCAGAGCTTCTGAGGGGCCATCCCTGGACCTCATGAGTCATACTTCtaaggcagatggaagagatcttAAGAAACACCAGCCACCAAAGTCATTCTCCAAACTTGCCTGATGTGAAGAAGTACCTGGAACATGCATCAGAAATAGATTCCCCTCTGATCTAGTCATTTGGAACTTGCAGGGAGGGTCCTGGAGAGTTTGATTGTTAATAAACCTTAGAAGAAAAGTTGGGGGATTTTGCTTTGAGGAACAGATGGAGAAGAAGAAGCAAAGGCTGGAATGTTGAGAGCTGTCACATGGGAACCGTGTGCGCCCCTTAGCCCTGAGCAATGAGAATGTGGCACTGTGGCAAGCCAGCcacgggctgtgtgtgtgtgtgaactatgGGCATTGAGCGCACAGGGTGGACTGAACCGACGCTGCCCCTCTTTTTGGGGGCCTCGCTCTGGTCTTTTCGCTTGCTCTGCCAAGATCTCCACACAGCTCATGAGATGGGCGTGGCCTCCCTAGATGTCaatctgctgacagcagacatcaccaAGCTAGACTCAAccactgaaacctgaccccttgcctcatttgaatggcttctcccctaTAAAAGGGTTCAGGTcagctcctctctctctttccacggACCCCTAAGGTGAGAGGAGTCGTCACAGAAcccaaataaaaaggtatttctctgtctctgtgtgattatttcgtgcagcccacttcccctggagtgaccctgcaTGTTTTAGTCGTGGAACTGTAGAAGAATCAGAGAGGGTAGAAGAGAAGGGGACATTCCTGGAAAGGGGGtggaggtgggggggggggagcatGGTCAGATGCTTGGAGCTCAGATGGGAAAGAAAGCCAGTGGATTTGGCAATGAGGTCATCCTGGGTGACCTTCAATGGAGCCCATCTGTAGGGCCAGACTGCCACGGGAAAAGGAAGATGGGCAGATGGTGGGTCCAGTGTTATGGAGTTTAGGAGTGGGAGGGCAGGATGTGCTAGAGGGTGAGAGCAAGTTTAGGGGGAAAACTGCTTTCTGGAGGAAGAGGACTACTGGAAACCACTTGAGGGCTGATGAACTGCAGGGAGAGGTGGAGGAGGGTGGGCGAGGTGGAGGAGGGTGGGCGAGGTGGAGGGgggtgggagaggtggaggagggtgggagaggtggaggagggtgggagaggtggaggagggTCCCAACCTCAGCTCCTCCCAACCTCAGCTCGCTGATCTCCACTGGGAGCCCTGGAGTGAGCCTGTTAGTGCCATTTTCCAAAGGACAACACAGGCAGAGACTttcaatgctagcctgaggccagGAGGCTGGAACCATGGCTGCTCTGGTAGCCCACTGCAGGGCCCTCAAACCTCAGCCCCTCAAATCAACCCAAACCAAGCTCCAACTCACCCCACCCCTTTAAAGCAACCTGATCTCAGCCAAGGCCCTGACTCCTCAGCAATGGGAGTCTTCTCTCCACACCTGGCCTCTTTCACACCTGGCTGTCTCAGGTGGACACCCGTGGTCACCTCCTATTTTCAAAACTTCTGGTTTCCTGCCACTCTTACCATCAGTCCCCACTCGGGAACTTTCTACTGGCTTCCTGTCACACCAGAACCCCACTCAGGGGCAGGGACAGCTACCTGGGAAGCCTCTCATAAGGCCCAGAGGAATCTGGCGCCGACAGCGCCCTCCTTCCTCCCATGAGTTCTCTTCTTACACATAAGCTGGGCAGCAGCACAAGGCCTGAGCCTTTTCCATGCTCCCTGCTGTCTGGGACTCCTCCCAGA carries:
- the Hamp gene encoding hepcidin, with the protein product MALNTQIRAACLLLLLLASLATASSLQQQTGQLTRQPAERHPQYTAVTEAHLMPVSQRLRRRDTHFPICMFCCNCCTNSGCGICCRT